GGTGCTTATTTCACTTATAATACATTCTATAAATCTGCCTTAAAATTTTTTGATGAATTTAAGAACACACAAGTAAACGAAACAATAAAGACTAGCGAAGACTTCTTAGAGTTTAGTGACGTATTAAATAACTCGAATGAAACTTATGCTTTACGTGCCATTTATTTCCCTAAAGATAGCACCAGTGATTATAGATTTAGATATATAAAAGACCGTTTTATAATAGCTGGATTTCGAAAAACAAAAGAAGTAGAATTAAGCTTAGATGGCAAAAAAACTACTTTGTCCAATTTTAAATTTGATACCAATAGCAAACGTATTGCAGCACAATTTTATCCTATTCATATTGGTGAAATTGCAGGGTTATTCGGAAGGGTTTTGGTATTTATTTCTGGGCTTGTTCCAATTCTACTATTTATAACGGGCTTTAAGGTCTATAAAGCAAAAGGAAAAAGAGCTTAAGAATTGAGTATTTTCTCGACAATGAAACTATTGCGATTCTCCTGTGCACTTAAAAACTTCTAACTTACTTATACTCTTTATACAACATTTCAAAAAATTTGAATTAATCAATAACTCTTTATAGCTTATTAAATTAATTATATTTATTTTTGTTTAAAGATAAAACATAAAAAGTGAACAATATTAGAACTAACTTTAGCATTAAAGATTTAGAAAACCTTACTGGTATTAAAGCACACACCATAAGGATATGGGAAAAACGCTATAATTTACTTAGTCCAAATAGATCTGAAACCAATATAAGAAACTACAGTATAACTAGCTTTCAAAAACTTTTAAATATATCTTATTTAAACAACAATGGACTTAAAATTTCTAAAATAGCAAGTCTTAAAGAAGATGAAATACCTATAAAAGTTAGAGAAATAGCCTCCAGAGCTAAAGTAGAAGATCATGCCATAAATGCATTAAAAATGGCTATGATTAATTTTGACCAAGTTTTATTTTATAATACTTATAATAACTTAATTGAAAACAAAACATTCAGCGACATTTTTTATACTGTTTTTCTACCGCTTCTAAATGAAATAGGTCTTTTATGGCAAACCAATACTATAACGCCAGCTCACGAACATTTTTTATCCATTCACATTAAGCAAAAAATTCTTTTAAATATTGAAAAACTTCAAAGCTTAGAACCAAAACCCTTATCTAAATCTTTCGTGCTTTTCTTACCAGAAAACGAAATCCATGATATAGGTTTATTGTTTATCAACTACCAACTACGAAGCAAAGGCTACCATACTATCTTTCTTGGTGAAAGTGTCCCTATGGAAAGCTTAACAGATTTGCTTGATTTCTTTGAAGAAGTTACATTCATCTCTTATTT
The nucleotide sequence above comes from Flavobacteriaceae bacterium HL-DH10. Encoded proteins:
- a CDS encoding MerR family transcriptional regulator, with product MNNIRTNFSIKDLENLTGIKAHTIRIWEKRYNLLSPNRSETNIRNYSITSFQKLLNISYLNNNGLKISKIASLKEDEIPIKVREIASRAKVEDHAINALKMAMINFDQVLFYNTYNNLIENKTFSDIFYTVFLPLLNEIGLLWQTNTITPAHEHFLSIHIKQKILLNIEKLQSLEPKPLSKSFVLFLPENEIHDIGLLFINYQLRSKGYHTIFLGESVPMESLTDLLDFFEEVTFISYFTVYPEVENIPNYINKFSDLLLNKENTNLFLLGNKLADIDIFNLPKKVKTFTSIENLVKDL